The segment TTGCTGGAAATTACATGCTTACAAGGCCTGGGGCATCAGGCCTAATAGGAATCCCCTGCTCCTCCGGTGTGAAACGCAGCAGCTGTGTAGTGTTGTGTGGCTATAAAGGGCGGAAAGTGAAGAAGAGTTTTCTGTTCAGATGAAATTACAGGGGGGATTTTAAGTATGCAGGAAACAATTACCAGAGCTGGGATTTGTCTCTGATGTCAGTGTTAACATCCCATCTCTTAAGAAAAGTGACTTTAATTAAAACTTTAATTTCTTCCAAATTGATCATTCAAACTAGTAGACGTTTATATTTTTAGTTATcaaatttaaggccagaagggacctcagATCATATAATCTGTTCCCCTATTATCTCACAGGCCACCAACAGCACCCAACAACCATCTGTCCAATTTATATGTAATGTCAGACATAGGGttcacttttaaaacaaaaagctgGTCAAGATGGGGATTTATTACCTTTCTTTGGAAGAGATAAGGGTGATGGTTAACTGTTGCATAACATCCCTTGTGTTTGTTCTTTTAGGTATAATCCATTGCCAGGTAACCAGAGCTAGTGGGGAAACCAGTTGTCTATGAGAAGTAGATATACCTGCTTCCAAATTCCAGCTGAGGGAGGGATCCATTTGTGGTGGACACACACCCTTCCCTTTGGCATTCAAACTGCGAGCAAACTCTCTACCTCCCTTTCACTCAAGGGTGCCTTTCTTCTCCTGTGCTACtgtttaaaaaaccccaccaactTTCTCCACCTGCCCAGATAGGTTAAACAGCAATCTGGTCTTCCTCCAACATTAGTTATCCCATGACATGGCAACACCTGAGCTAACCTTTTCAAGGGGGAGGCACCTTTTTTCTTCACACTAGGAAAAGAAATTGTCTATCCAATAAAGATAGTAAGCGGCAGTAAAGGGCAATCCCAGACTTGTGTCTTTTCTAGTAGCAAGATACATAAATACCATTCTTCACAAACACTCTCCTTTTACTCCTCAAAACGTTTACACGTGACATGACGCTCTGGGATTTACCCAGTAACAGCAAGAGAGCTTCCCTCTGGATCAGTATTCAGGGACAATGGAATGAGGAAAGCTTTCACTGCTGTTCCCCTTGCTATATGTTCTGTACATATGCAGGAATTAATTCATCAGGACCATCGATCTGGTCCTATCCTGAGTGCCAAAATTCACTTCAGTCAGAATggatttgtggaagaaaacaagcttgAGAATCACATTCTTTAGCACAGCTGCAGAACACACCTGCTCTCAACAGTCATCAGCACAGGCTGCCAGCCTAAGAGATCTGAAAAGAACAGGCAACAAGGAGCACGTAGGATCCTAGTGCTCTTCCATGTACTTACCGATAAACAAGAGGATAACACAAAACGACACTATCTCCAAAGTTTCAGCCTTGGGCAGCTTTTGGAGCTTCAGCAGAAATTTCTCACCAATGGTCTGTATTTCCTTCAGAAAGCCTTCAGAAGACATCCTGGCTAGCACTTCCAAGTTGTGTTATACTGGAGAAAAGCCAAAGAGAGAGAGTGCACATGAAGCTTTTCACTGTCAATATTACTAACATTAGGGAAGCAAACAAGCCTTCTTTAGGGAGCTAATTTGGGAACACAAGTAGAACACGTTTATCTGGTCTCAGTCCTTGCTCCCAATAGCTGAGGAAGGGGTACGTTAACGACCTGCCTATCCAGTCGTTGCTTTCATTCAGATCAGGAGCTAGGAGACACTCTGAGTTTGTATCTGATCAGTTTGTGGCTATGCTCTCCATCTGGGCTTCACTTCGCTGCTTTTAGAAAGCCAAATGACTCTGCACAGTTGGGCAAGGGCAAAAATATGGGTGTTCCCTCTGAAAAGACAGCCTGTTATGTGTAGGGTTTCATTAAAGCTGACTGGTGGCTGGCCAAGGATCTTGGGGTTGTCTTCCACAAAGGGAAATATTAATCATTGCTTTTCTTTGTTTCCAACTGTCCAAGCTTGCATTCTCCCAGAAAGTCAGCAGGCTTTCCCTTGCCAGCCTGAGAATTTGTGTCCCAGATCATGTACACAATGCTGCATTCTGAATGCAAAATTGTCTTCCCCTGTGTAACAGAACACACACTCCCTTTTAAGGCTTCTTGTAGTTCCAGCTGCAGAGTGCCTCTGTAAAACTCATGTAACATTTCTGGTTTCCAGGGAGGGTGATTTGTGGGGATATTGTGAATTTTGGATGACCCACATCTATTTAGACACGTTGAAtgctttaagttttacagtgaaTTCTGACTTTTGTACCTGGTAAGATAAATGTGGCCCTGTTTGACCATACATTTGTAGTAATGTAATGGCATTTAGACTCCTACCCATAGTATATTGGGACAAAGGCGGAAGGGAGAACAACTGCGGAAGAAATCTATTTGACTTTAGAACCTAGTGTAGATAATCCTTACTTCCTTTTTACTGCATTCTACTTATAATTCCATCAAATAAATGAAAAGGCAACTTATTGTCAGGAGTTGAAAATACTTTTGataaaattatatttatataGCGTAACGTTTTCAAAGCTACTACGTCAATTGTATCCATAATATTTACAAGCCTGCTCTTTTGTGTGAGCAAAAACTTCTTGGTATACAAATGAATGAGTTTGCAATATTGCTGGAGAGAGATGTAGGGTGCTGTGTTTAAGAGCTTGCTTACCCTGAGAATGTAATTTGGTTTAAGGAAAGgtatgcatttcaaagcagaataaCTAATTCTGATCAACTGCTtgcatggatgctcttttttCCAGAATAAGAAACTAGCAGAAATATTCTCCCTTATTCTCAACTAGCAGAAATATTCGGTGTtgcctggggaaaatatagtaaaaggtgtgatgaatgagcTACGTCAATGACCTTAACataacatattttattggaaatacttttctcttatacatattactttaagaaatgaacatagctagtgatgtgcttacaaaacacatttacatttaactcatttctctctcactgtaacttgagaccattgctccttgttctgccatccgtcgctgctgtgaacagtctttctccatcctctttggaacctcccttcaggaagttgaaggctgctatcaaatcctccctcactcttctctgctgcagactaaataagcccaaatccctcagcctctcctcataggtcttgtgcttcagccccctaatctttTTGGTTGCCTCTGCTGGGCTCTCCCCAGTGTGTCTACATCCTTGCTTGAAGGGCAGGAGTATAATGAAAAGATTTTATAGAATAGGTAGTGTAtctctcccactccctctccaAAAACAtccctaaggccaggtctacactgctgAGGAAAGGTTGGcttaaagtacacaactccagctacattgagtccagctatgttatttacgtagGTTAAATGGAGCTTGACATCATCTCTGCTTCCCTTATACCTCACAACAgtgag is part of the Pelodiscus sinensis isolate JC-2024 chromosome 20, ASM4963464v1, whole genome shotgun sequence genome and harbors:
- the SMIM5 gene encoding small integral membrane protein 5, yielding MSSEGFLKEIQTIGEKFLLKLQKLPKAETLEIVSFCVILLFIVTVLSLMTIACSCCCYRCCCNGGPDQRGRKTQVQPTAHV